From Streptomyces sp. CMB-StM0423, a single genomic window includes:
- a CDS encoding class I SAM-dependent methyltransferase, with product MTDDERERLRATFTEAPELYDRARPRYPREMYDDLDAAAPGGLGPGCRVLEIGCGTGQATVPVAERGCRVTAVELGAGMARVARRNLAAFPDVHVENAVFEEWPLPPEPFDVVLAATAFAWVDPAVRVPKSADALRPGGVLATVRTHHVAGGSEEFFAAAQGCYERFDPATPPGLRLQPAAAVPEDRDDLRGEERFAAPVFHRYEWDLPYSTAEYLDVLRTYSGHRALPAAARDALLACLAGLIDGRHGGRIVKRYLTELRIARRLG from the coding sequence GTGACAGACGACGAACGCGAGCGCCTGCGGGCGACCTTCACCGAGGCGCCCGAGCTGTACGACCGCGCGCGGCCCCGCTACCCCCGGGAGATGTACGACGACCTCGACGCCGCCGCGCCCGGCGGCCTCGGCCCCGGCTGCCGGGTGCTGGAGATCGGCTGCGGCACCGGGCAGGCCACCGTGCCCGTCGCCGAGCGCGGCTGCCGGGTGACCGCGGTGGAGCTGGGCGCGGGCATGGCGCGGGTGGCGCGCCGCAACCTCGCCGCGTTCCCGGACGTGCATGTCGAGAACGCGGTGTTCGAGGAGTGGCCGCTGCCGCCCGAGCCGTTCGACGTGGTCCTCGCCGCCACCGCGTTCGCCTGGGTCGACCCCGCGGTCCGGGTGCCGAAGTCGGCGGACGCGCTGCGCCCCGGCGGGGTGCTGGCGACCGTCCGTACGCACCATGTGGCCGGCGGCAGCGAGGAGTTCTTCGCCGCGGCGCAGGGCTGCTACGAGCGGTTCGACCCGGCGACGCCGCCGGGCCTGCGGCTGCAGCCCGCGGCCGCCGTCCCCGAGGACCGCGACGACCTCCGCGGCGAGGAGCGCTTCGCGGCGCCGGTCTTCCACCGGTACGAGTGGGACCTGCCGTACTCCACCGCCGAGTACCTCGACGTGCTGCGCACGTACTCCGGCCACCGGGCGCTGCCCGCCGCGGCCAGGGACGCGCTGCTGGCCTGTCTCGCCGGCCTGATCGACGGACGGCACGGCGGCCGGATCGTCAAGCGCTACCTGACCGAGCTGCGGATCGCCCGCCGCCTCGGCTGA
- a CDS encoding PP2C family protein-serine/threonine phosphatase, producing MTDRKLPHHRTLNALPYAVMGCVAVVDVTAGPDVGFLPLVSLGPAFAGLVGGWQRTVFVGGIALVLCVLLGISDVMFESRRGYVALLSVVGVTVAALLAVRMRHRREEELASVRSIAEVAQRVLLRPVPRSAGRLRAAVSYTSAVAEARIGGDLYEVVTSPAGVRLIVGDVQGKGLEAVETAAVVLSAFREAAYDEPDLTAVGERLERALDRQLDGEKFVTAILAEVGSGQEVTLLNFGHPAPLAVRQDGDVRYLAPPQRALPLGLGEHGVAKPEPHTAGFAPGDQLLFYTDGVTEARDRAGAFYPLEQRAGLLKDPDPEGALTALRQDVIEHVRAPLHDDAAMLLLRYRDG from the coding sequence ATGACCGACCGGAAGTTGCCGCATCACCGCACGCTCAACGCGCTGCCGTACGCCGTCATGGGCTGCGTCGCGGTCGTGGACGTCACCGCGGGACCCGACGTCGGGTTCCTCCCCCTGGTCTCGCTGGGTCCCGCCTTCGCCGGCCTGGTCGGGGGCTGGCAGCGCACGGTGTTCGTGGGCGGGATCGCGCTGGTGCTCTGCGTCCTGCTGGGCATCTCCGACGTGATGTTCGAGTCGCGGCGCGGCTATGTGGCCCTGCTGTCCGTCGTCGGCGTCACGGTCGCCGCGCTGCTCGCCGTGCGGATGCGGCATCGCCGCGAGGAGGAACTCGCGAGCGTACGGTCCATCGCCGAGGTGGCGCAGCGCGTGCTGCTGCGCCCGGTGCCCCGCAGCGCGGGGCGGCTGCGGGCGGCGGTCTCGTACACCTCGGCCGTGGCGGAGGCGCGGATCGGGGGCGACCTGTACGAGGTGGTGACCTCGCCCGCGGGCGTCCGGCTGATCGTCGGCGACGTGCAGGGCAAGGGCCTGGAGGCCGTGGAGACCGCGGCGGTGGTCCTCAGCGCCTTCCGCGAGGCCGCGTACGACGAGCCGGACCTGACGGCCGTCGGGGAGCGGCTGGAGCGGGCGCTCGACCGGCAGCTCGACGGTGAGAAGTTCGTCACCGCCATCCTGGCCGAGGTGGGCTCGGGCCAGGAGGTGACGCTGCTCAACTTCGGGCACCCCGCGCCGCTGGCGGTGCGCCAGGACGGCGACGTGCGCTATCTCGCGCCGCCGCAGCGGGCCTTACCGCTGGGTCTCGGGGAGCACGGCGTCGCCAAGCCGGAGCCGCACACGGCGGGGTTCGCGCCCGGGGACCAACTGCTGTTCTACACCGACGGCGTCACCGAGGCCCGCGACCGTGCCGGGGCCTTCTACCCGCTGGAGCAGCGCGCCGGGCTGCTCAAGGACCCCGACCCGGAGGGGGCGCTGACCGCGCTGCGCCAGGACGTGATCGAGCATGTCCGGGCCCCGCTCCACGACGACGCGGCGATGCTGCTGCTGCGCTACCGGGACGGCTGA
- a CDS encoding siderophore-interacting protein, with protein MSTATVAPFRFFDIVVAGVERLSPTMIRVAFSGPALASMESAGRDQRIKLFFPHPGQDAPVMPDDDGSNWYPAWQALDPAVRGIMRTYTTRSLTRGPDRLAVDFAVHGETGAGSRWALHAAPGDRLSVLAPIVAENVAYDFRPPAGTDWLLVTADETALPAVAGIFAALPADVPVRAWIEVADAGDRLAPATAADAAVTWLVRGEDAPVEEALRAAELPGGTPYAWVAGESATVRAVRRHLVRERGFDRRAVTFSGYWRRGTTEDQLLAAAESA; from the coding sequence GTGAGCACCGCGACCGTCGCCCCGTTCCGCTTCTTCGACATCGTCGTGGCCGGCGTCGAGCGCCTGTCGCCCACCATGATCCGGGTCGCGTTCTCGGGTCCCGCGCTGGCCTCGATGGAATCCGCGGGCCGCGACCAGCGCATCAAGCTGTTCTTCCCGCACCCCGGCCAGGACGCGCCCGTGATGCCGGACGACGACGGCAGCAACTGGTACCCGGCCTGGCAGGCGCTCGACCCCGCGGTGCGCGGCATCATGCGCACGTACACCACGCGCAGCCTCACCCGCGGCCCCGACCGGCTCGCGGTCGACTTCGCCGTGCACGGCGAGACCGGCGCCGGCTCCCGCTGGGCGCTGCACGCCGCCCCCGGCGACCGGCTCAGCGTGCTGGCTCCGATCGTCGCGGAGAACGTGGCGTACGACTTCCGTCCGCCGGCCGGCACCGACTGGCTGCTGGTCACCGCCGACGAGACCGCGCTGCCCGCCGTCGCCGGCATCTTCGCGGCGCTGCCCGCGGACGTGCCCGTCCGCGCCTGGATCGAGGTGGCCGACGCCGGCGACCGGCTGGCGCCGGCGACCGCGGCGGACGCGGCGGTCACCTGGCTCGTACGCGGCGAGGACGCGCCGGTGGAGGAGGCCCTGCGGGCCGCGGAGCTGCCCGGGGGTACGCCGTACGCCTGGGTCGCCGGGGAGTCGGCGACGGTCAGGGCGGTGCGGCGCCATCTGGTGCGCGAACGGGGCTTCGACCGCCGGGCGGTGACGTTCTCCGGCTACTGGCGCCGCGGCACCACCGAGGACCAGTTGCTGGCCGCGGCGGAGTCCGCCTGA
- a CDS encoding VOC family protein gives MTSVVLNIAIDCADAYGLSLFWSKVTGSPVHPEDGPGSPETQVLLPEGPVLHFNQVPERKTGKNRIHLCLRPETGREEEVERLLGLGASFVADHRNPDGTGWAVLADPEGNEFCVLRSAAERAATQP, from the coding sequence ATGACCTCGGTGGTGCTGAACATCGCGATCGACTGTGCCGACGCCTACGGGCTGTCGCTCTTCTGGAGCAAGGTGACCGGCAGCCCGGTCCATCCGGAGGACGGACCGGGCTCGCCGGAGACGCAGGTACTCCTGCCCGAGGGGCCGGTGCTGCACTTCAACCAGGTGCCGGAGCGGAAGACCGGCAAGAACCGGATCCATCTGTGCCTGCGCCCGGAAACCGGGCGCGAGGAGGAGGTCGAGCGGCTGCTCGGCCTCGGCGCGTCCTTCGTCGCCGACCACCGCAACCCGGACGGCACCGGCTGGGCCGTCCTCGCCGACCCCGAGGGCAACGAGTTCTGCGTGCTGCGCAGCGCCGCCGAGCGGGCGGCGACGCAGCCCTGA
- the dnaE gene encoding DNA polymerase III subunit alpha yields MAKPPFTHLHVHTQYSLLDGAARLKDMFAACREMGMSHIAMTDHGNLHGAYDFFAQASAAGVTPIIGIEAYVAPESRRNKRKVQWGQPHQKRDDVSGSGGYTHKTIWASSRTGLHNLFRLSSDAYKEGWLQKWPRMDKEVIAEHAEGLIASTGCPSGEVQTRLRLGQFDEALAAAAWYQEVFGKQRYFLELMDHGIEIERRVRDGLLEIGRKLGIPPLVTNDSHYTYAQEAGAHDALLCIQTGKNLSDPDRFRFDGTGYYLKSTEEMYAVDSSDAWQEGCANTLLVAEQIDTAGWFEKRDLMPRFEVPDGYSEVTWFREEVWNGMRRRYPDGWDEHYQKQAEYEMDVIIQMGFPGYFLVVADFIMWAKNAGIAVGPGRGSAAGSIVSYAMGITDLDPIEHGLIFERFLNPERVSMPDVDIDFDERRRAEVIRYVTEKYGADKVAMIGTYGTIKAKNAIKDSARVLGYPYAMGDRITKAMPADVGGHGIDLAGITDPAHPRHAEAGEVRSMYENEPDVKKVIDTARGVEGLVRQMGVHAAGVIMSSEPIVDHVPVWVRHSDQVTITQWDYPTCESLGLLKMDFLGLRNLTIMDDAVKMVRANKGADIELLSLPLSDARTFELLGRGDTLGVFQFDGSAMRSLLRLMRPDHFEDITAVTALYRPGPMGMNSHINYALRKNGRQEITPIHPALAEPLKEVLDITYGLVVYQEQVQKAAQVLAGYTLGQADLLRRAMGKKKQEVLDKEFVPFRDGCRQRGYPDEAVQAVWDVLVPFAGYAYNKAHAAAYALVSYWTAYLKANYPAEYMAALLTSVRDDKDKSAVYLNECRKMGIKVLPPDVNESEADFTPRGDDTIVFGLTAVRNVGRNVVDSIVRCRQSKGPYASFPDYLDKSEPVVCNKRTTESLIKAGGFDALGHTRKGLLAHYEPMIDAVVQVKRKEAEGQFDLFGGMGEEAAADEPGFGLDVQFTDEEWEKSYLLAQEREMLGLYVSDHPLFGIEHVLGDKADASIAALNGGDHADGAIVTIGGIISGLQRKMTKQGNAWAIATVEDLGGSIDCMFFPATYQLVATQLVEDAIVFVKGRLDKREDVPRLVAMELAVPDLSTAGERAPVRLDITEAQVTPESVGRLKAVLQAHPGPSDVHLRVRGRSRTTVYRLGHRIAPRPEFWADLKAAVAVSREPGA; encoded by the coding sequence GTGGCCAAGCCACCTTTTACGCATCTGCATGTGCACACGCAGTATTCGCTGCTGGATGGGGCGGCGCGGTTGAAGGATATGTTCGCGGCGTGCCGTGAGATGGGGATGTCGCATATCGCGATGACGGATCATGGGAATCTTCATGGCGCGTATGATTTTTTTGCGCAGGCGTCGGCGGCGGGGGTGACGCCGATCATCGGTATCGAGGCGTATGTGGCGCCGGAGTCGCGGCGGAACAAGCGGAAGGTGCAGTGGGGGCAGCCGCATCAGAAGCGTGATGACGTGTCGGGTTCCGGTGGGTATACGCACAAGACGATCTGGGCGTCTTCCCGTACGGGTTTGCATAATTTGTTCCGGTTGTCGTCTGATGCGTACAAGGAGGGGTGGCTGCAGAAGTGGCCGCGGATGGACAAGGAGGTGATCGCCGAGCATGCGGAGGGGTTGATCGCTTCTACGGGGTGTCCTTCGGGTGAGGTGCAGACGCGGTTGCGGCTGGGGCAGTTCGACGAGGCGCTGGCGGCGGCGGCGTGGTATCAGGAGGTGTTCGGGAAGCAGCGGTATTTCCTGGAGCTGATGGATCACGGGATCGAGATCGAGCGGCGGGTGCGGGACGGGCTGCTGGAGATCGGGCGGAAGCTGGGGATTCCGCCGCTGGTGACGAATGACTCGCATTACACGTATGCGCAGGAGGCGGGGGCGCATGATGCGTTGTTGTGTATTCAGACGGGGAAGAATCTTTCTGATCCGGACCGGTTCAGGTTCGACGGGACGGGTTATTACCTGAAGTCGACCGAGGAGATGTATGCGGTCGATTCCTCGGATGCCTGGCAGGAGGGGTGTGCGAACACGCTGCTGGTGGCGGAGCAGATCGATACCGCGGGGTGGTTCGAGAAGCGCGACCTGATGCCCCGGTTCGAGGTGCCCGACGGCTACAGCGAGGTCACCTGGTTCCGCGAGGAAGTGTGGAACGGCATGCGCCGCCGCTACCCGGACGGCTGGGACGAGCACTACCAGAAGCAGGCCGAGTACGAGATGGACGTCATCATCCAGATGGGGTTCCCGGGGTACTTCCTGGTGGTCGCGGACTTCATCATGTGGGCGAAGAACGCGGGGATCGCGGTCGGTCCCGGCCGTGGCTCGGCGGCGGGTTCGATCGTGTCGTACGCGATGGGGATCACGGACCTGGATCCGATCGAGCACGGGCTGATCTTCGAGCGGTTCCTGAATCCGGAGCGGGTGTCGATGCCGGATGTGGACATCGACTTCGACGAGCGCAGGCGGGCGGAGGTGATCCGCTACGTCACGGAGAAGTACGGTGCCGACAAGGTCGCGATGATCGGCACGTACGGGACGATCAAGGCGAAGAACGCGATCAAGGACTCCGCGCGGGTGCTGGGCTATCCGTACGCGATGGGCGACCGGATCACCAAGGCCATGCCCGCCGACGTCGGCGGCCACGGCATCGATCTCGCGGGCATCACCGACCCCGCGCATCCCCGCCACGCCGAGGCCGGCGAGGTGCGGTCGATGTACGAGAACGAGCCCGACGTGAAGAAGGTCATCGACACGGCGCGGGGCGTCGAGGGCCTGGTGCGGCAGATGGGTGTGCACGCGGCCGGTGTGATCATGTCCAGCGAGCCGATCGTGGACCACGTCCCGGTCTGGGTGCGGCACAGCGACCAGGTGACGATCACGCAGTGGGACTACCCGACGTGTGAGTCGCTCGGCCTGCTGAAGATGGATTTCCTCGGCCTGCGGAACCTCACCATCATGGACGACGCCGTGAAAATGGTGCGCGCCAACAAGGGGGCCGACATCGAGCTGCTGTCCCTGCCGCTGAGCGACGCCAGGACCTTCGAACTGCTGGGCCGCGGGGACACCCTCGGCGTCTTCCAGTTCGACGGCAGCGCGATGCGCTCGCTGCTCCGGCTGATGCGCCCCGACCACTTCGAGGACATCACCGCCGTCACCGCCCTCTACCGGCCGGGTCCCATGGGCATGAACTCGCACATCAACTATGCGCTGCGCAAGAACGGCCGCCAGGAGATCACCCCGATCCACCCCGCGCTTGCCGAGCCGCTGAAGGAAGTCCTCGACATCACCTACGGGCTCGTCGTCTACCAGGAGCAGGTGCAGAAAGCCGCGCAGGTGCTCGCCGGCTACACGCTCGGCCAGGCGGACCTGCTGCGCCGCGCCATGGGCAAGAAGAAACAGGAAGTGCTCGACAAGGAGTTCGTCCCCTTCCGCGACGGCTGCCGGCAGCGTGGCTATCCGGACGAGGCGGTGCAGGCGGTCTGGGACGTCCTCGTGCCCTTCGCCGGCTACGCGTACAACAAGGCGCATGCGGCGGCGTACGCGCTCGTGTCGTACTGGACGGCGTATCTCAAGGCGAACTATCCCGCCGAGTACATGGCCGCGCTGCTGACGTCCGTGCGCGACGACAAGGACAAGTCCGCGGTCTATCTCAACGAGTGCCGGAAGATGGGCATCAAGGTGCTTCCCCCGGATGTCAACGAGTCCGAGGCCGACTTCACCCCCCGCGGCGACGACACGATCGTCTTCGGCCTCACCGCCGTCCGCAACGTCGGCCGGAACGTCGTGGACTCCATCGTGCGCTGCCGCCAGTCCAAAGGGCCCTATGCCTCCTTTCCCGACTACCTCGACAAGTCGGAACCCGTCGTCTGCAACAAGCGCACCACCGAATCGCTGATCAAGGCGGGCGGGTTCGACGCCCTCGGGCACACCCGCAAAGGTCTCCTCGCCCATTACGAGCCGATGATCGACGCCGTCGTCCAGGTCAAGCGGAAGGAGGCGGAGGGCCAGTTCGACCTCTTCGGCGGCATGGGGGAGGAGGCCGCGGCGGACGAGCCGGGCTTCGGGCTCGACGTGCAGTTCACCGACGAGGAGTGGGAGAAGTCCTATCTCCTCGCCCAGGAGCGGGAGATGCTCGGCCTCTACGTCTCCGACCACCCCCTCTTCGGCATCGAGCACGTGCTGGGCGACAAGGCCGACGCCTCCATCGCGGCGCTCAACGGGGGTGACCACGCCGACGGGGCCATCGTCACCATCGGCGGCATCATCTCCGGACTGCAGCGCAAGATGACCAAGCAGGGCAACGCCTGGGCCATCGCCACCGTCGAGGACCTCGGCGGCTCCATCGACTGCATGTTCTTTCCGGCCACCTACCAGCTCGTGGCGACCCAACTCGTCGAGGACGCCATCGTGTTCGTCAAGGGACGGCTCGACAAGCGCGAGGACGTGCCGCGGCTGGTCGCCATGGAACTCGCCGTCCCCGACCTCAGCACCGCGGGCGAACGCGCCCCCGTCCGCCTCGACATCACCGAGGCCCAGGTCACGCCCGAGTCGGTGGGCCGCCTCAAGGCCGTGCTCCAGGCTCACCCCGGCCCGTCCGACGTGCACCTGCGGGTGCGCGGCCGGTCCCGTACGACGGTCTACCGCCTCGGCCACCGCATCGCGCCGCGGCCGGAGTTCTGGGCGGACCTGAAGGCGGCGGTCGCGGTGAGCAGGGAGCCCGGGGCGTAG
- a CDS encoding BTAD domain-containing putative transcriptional regulator, whose translation MRFGVLGPVRVWTDDGRPVRVPELKVRVLLAALLAREGRPVPPWRLVDDLWDAHPPGKPTGALRAKVSQLRRALGDAEPGGRELVASGASGYVLDAATDAGDFAELVRRARTAPGPAGAADLLTGALALWRGPAFSPYEDAPFARATAARLEEQRLTALEELAQARLALGEHGPLVAELTDLVGAHPVRERLTGLLMRALYGSGRQSEALAAYRALRVRLREEAGLDPGPELAGLQQRILAGDEALAAAPPAVPRLRPPRLPAPLTPLVGRAAELAELGPLLGGERLVTLTGPGGVGKTRLALAVLGERPDPGYVAELAGAGGGSVADVVATAFGVPDEDRIAAALADAPAVLLLDNAEHVVEQAAKLADRLLRAAPGLRVLATGREPLGVAGEVVRAVAPLAEADAVRLFADRAAASAPGFALGAGNAAEVAEVCRRLDGIPLALELAASRVRGLGIGGLAAGLDDRFRLLDDGPRGLPERQRTLRAALEWSWRLLDDRERAALRRLAVHGAGCTLSGAIYVCADTGAGPDGGVSIEAGGEQVPAAGLTAEEVPGLLARLVDRSLVSRDGERFRLLETVAAYAWERLEEAGETAEVLRRRDDYYARLAECAEAERAGHARQRWIGRLDAEIANLREALDGATRRRETALATRISGSLAWYEAASGRPTPR comes from the coding sequence ATGCGCTTCGGAGTGCTCGGTCCCGTGCGGGTCTGGACCGACGACGGACGGCCGGTGCGGGTCCCGGAGCTGAAGGTACGCGTGCTGCTGGCCGCGCTGCTCGCCCGCGAGGGGCGGCCGGTGCCGCCGTGGCGGCTGGTCGACGACCTGTGGGACGCCCATCCGCCGGGCAAGCCGACGGGTGCGCTCAGGGCGAAGGTCTCCCAGTTGCGCCGGGCGCTGGGGGACGCCGAGCCGGGCGGGCGGGAGCTGGTCGCCTCGGGCGCCTCGGGGTACGTGCTGGACGCCGCCACCGACGCCGGGGACTTCGCGGAGCTGGTCCGGCGGGCCCGTACGGCGCCGGGTCCCGCGGGCGCCGCCGACCTGCTCACCGGGGCGCTGGCGCTGTGGCGCGGGCCGGCCTTCAGCCCGTACGAGGACGCGCCCTTCGCCCGCGCCACCGCCGCGCGGCTGGAGGAGCAGCGGCTGACCGCGCTGGAGGAGCTGGCGCAGGCCCGGCTGGCGCTGGGCGAACACGGGCCGCTGGTGGCCGAGTTGACGGACCTGGTGGGCGCCCACCCGGTGCGTGAGCGGCTGACCGGGCTGCTGATGCGGGCGCTGTACGGCTCCGGCCGGCAGAGCGAGGCGCTGGCCGCCTACCGCGCGCTGCGGGTGCGGCTGCGCGAGGAGGCGGGGCTCGACCCGGGGCCGGAGCTGGCCGGGTTGCAGCAGCGGATCCTGGCGGGCGACGAGGCGCTGGCCGCCGCGCCGCCCGCGGTGCCCCGGCTGCGCCCGCCGCGGCTGCCGGCGCCGCTGACGCCGCTGGTCGGCCGGGCGGCGGAGCTGGCGGAACTCGGGCCGCTGCTCGGCGGGGAGCGGCTGGTGACGCTCACCGGACCGGGCGGCGTGGGCAAGACGCGGCTGGCGCTGGCCGTGCTGGGCGAGCGCCCCGATCCTGGCTACGTCGCGGAACTGGCGGGCGCCGGCGGCGGGAGCGTGGCCGACGTGGTGGCGACGGCGTTCGGCGTGCCCGACGAGGACCGGATCGCCGCGGCGCTCGCCGACGCCCCCGCGGTGCTGCTGCTCGACAACGCGGAGCACGTCGTCGAGCAGGCCGCCAAGCTCGCCGACCGGCTGCTGCGCGCGGCGCCCGGGCTGCGGGTGCTGGCCACCGGCCGGGAGCCGCTGGGCGTCGCGGGCGAGGTGGTACGGGCGGTGGCACCGCTGGCCGAGGCGGACGCGGTGCGGCTCTTCGCCGACCGCGCCGCGGCGTCCGCGCCGGGCTTCGCGCTGGGCGCCGGGAACGCGGCGGAGGTCGCCGAGGTGTGCCGCCGGCTCGACGGCATCCCGCTGGCGCTGGAGCTGGCCGCGTCCCGGGTCCGCGGCCTGGGCATAGGGGGTCTCGCCGCCGGGCTCGACGACCGCTTCCGGCTCCTGGACGACGGCCCGCGCGGCCTGCCGGAGCGGCAGCGGACGCTGCGGGCGGCCCTGGAGTGGAGCTGGCGGCTGCTGGACGACCGGGAGCGCGCGGCGCTGCGGCGGCTGGCGGTGCACGGCGCGGGCTGCACGCTGAGCGGGGCGATCTACGTCTGCGCGGACACCGGCGCGGGCCCGGACGGCGGGGTGTCCATCGAGGCCGGCGGCGAGCAGGTACCGGCCGCGGGGCTGACGGCCGAGGAGGTGCCGGGGCTGCTGGCGCGGCTGGTCGACCGGTCGCTGGTCTCCCGGGACGGCGAGCGCTTCCGGCTGCTGGAGACGGTCGCCGCCTACGCCTGGGAGCGGCTGGAGGAGGCCGGGGAGACGGCGGAGGTGCTGCGGCGCCGCGACGACTACTACGCCCGGCTCGCGGAGTGTGCCGAGGCGGAGCGGGCGGGCCACGCGCGGCAGCGCTGGATCGGCCGGCTGGACGCGGAGATCGCCAACCTGCGCGAGGCCCTCGACGGCGCCACCCGCCGCCGCGAGACGGCTCTCGCCACCCGCATCAGCGGCTCGCTGGCCTGGTACGAGGCCGCCAGCGGCCGCCCGACGCCGCGCTGA
- a CDS encoding MFS transporter, translating into MTTTTATKAGPRAWLGLSVLALPMLLASVDNSVLYLALPHLTADLEPSPTQVLWIMDVYGFMMAGFLITMGTLGDRIGRRRLLTVGAAAFGAASVLAAYAVSAEMLIAARILLGVSASALAPSALALVGTMFTDARQRALAIGVFTACFMGGAALGPVVGGVMLENFWWGSVFLLGVPVALLLVLTARPLLPESGGEGGGRLDPASVGLSLLTVIPLVYGLKELADEPDARAALAVAAGLAFGYAFARRQLRLAEPLLDLRLFRNRSFSAALVVLLFTMLVQGGSYFFFSQHLQMIEGFSPLKAGFWMAPPALALVAGSLLAPVVARTVRPAVVVGAGLAVSAAGFVYVAVSDDLVPLVIGFTLGFLGAAPVGALGLNLIVGSAPPEKAGSASATAESSGEMGISLGVAVFGSLGAAVYASGFDLPAGAPERAGESLADADAAAVALPERLRGELLDAAHAAFGSGMTAVAVAAALVCAGLAVLAAVLLRHLRPIGAEDADG; encoded by the coding sequence ATGACCACGACCACCGCCACGAAGGCCGGGCCCCGGGCATGGCTCGGCCTGAGCGTCCTCGCCCTGCCCATGCTGCTCGCCTCGGTCGACAACAGCGTGCTCTACCTCGCGCTGCCGCATCTGACCGCGGATCTGGAGCCGTCCCCCACCCAAGTCCTGTGGATCATGGACGTGTACGGGTTCATGATGGCCGGCTTCCTCATCACCATGGGCACCCTGGGCGACCGGATCGGCCGGCGCCGGCTGCTCACCGTCGGCGCGGCCGCCTTCGGCGCCGCGTCGGTGCTCGCCGCGTACGCCGTCAGCGCGGAGATGCTCATCGCCGCCCGCATCCTGCTCGGCGTCTCGGCCTCCGCGCTCGCGCCCTCGGCGCTGGCCCTGGTCGGCACCATGTTCACCGACGCACGCCAGCGTGCCCTGGCCATCGGCGTGTTCACCGCCTGCTTCATGGGCGGCGCGGCGCTCGGCCCGGTCGTCGGCGGGGTGATGCTGGAGAACTTCTGGTGGGGCTCGGTCTTCCTGCTCGGCGTGCCGGTGGCGCTGCTGCTGGTGCTCACGGCCAGGCCGCTGCTGCCGGAGTCGGGCGGCGAGGGTGGCGGGCGGCTGGACCCGGCGAGCGTCGGGCTGTCGCTGCTGACGGTCATCCCGCTGGTGTACGGGCTGAAGGAGCTGGCCGACGAGCCGGACGCGCGGGCGGCCCTGGCCGTCGCCGCCGGGCTCGCCTTCGGCTACGCCTTCGCCCGCCGCCAGCTCCGGCTGGCAGAACCGCTGCTCGACCTGCGGCTGTTCCGCAACCGGTCGTTCTCCGCGGCGCTGGTGGTGCTGCTGTTCACGATGCTCGTGCAGGGCGGCAGTTACTTCTTCTTCAGCCAGCACCTCCAGATGATCGAGGGCTTCTCGCCGCTGAAGGCCGGGTTCTGGATGGCGCCGCCGGCGCTGGCGCTGGTCGCCGGCTCCCTGCTGGCGCCGGTGGTGGCGCGAACGGTCCGCCCGGCGGTCGTGGTCGGCGCGGGCCTGGCGGTCTCCGCGGCCGGGTTCGTGTACGTGGCCGTCAGCGACGACCTCGTACCGCTGGTGATCGGGTTCACGCTGGGCTTCCTCGGCGCCGCGCCGGTCGGGGCGCTGGGGCTGAACCTCATCGTGGGCAGCGCGCCCCCGGAGAAGGCGGGCTCCGCCTCGGCCACCGCGGAGAGCAGCGGCGAGATGGGCATCTCGCTGGGCGTCGCCGTCTTCGGCAGCCTCGGCGCCGCCGTCTACGCCTCCGGGTTCGACCTCCCCGCGGGGGCGCCGGAGCGGGCGGGGGAGTCCCTCGCCGACGCCGACGCGGCGGCCGTCGCGCTGCCGGAACGGCTCCGCGGCGAGCTGCTCGACGCCGCCCACGCGGCCTTCGGCTCCGGGATGACCGCCGTCGCCGTGGCCGCCGCCCTGGTCTGTGCCGGCCTCGCGGTGCTGGCCGCCGTACTGCTGCGGCACCTGCGCCCGATCGGCGCGGAGGACGCCGACGGCTGA
- a CDS encoding SDR family oxidoreductase produces MARSERTLARGAEAVAATGTGVAPGSGALPLVADVTDEAALRAALDAATGRFGVPDAVVCNAALVRADAIGELAQSALLDAWAVNVGSALTAAAHLAPAMARRGGGSFLLTGGMPEPKALGKAGVRTLARLLDLEYGPGGVHVATVTVDGAVAPGTDFDPDLIAEHYWRLHTQPRSRGEHDVAYTGAEATAPPA; encoded by the coding sequence GTGGCGCGTTCGGAGCGCACGCTCGCCCGTGGCGCCGAGGCGGTCGCCGCGACGGGTACGGGCGTTGCGCCGGGGTCCGGGGCGCTCCCGCTGGTCGCCGACGTCACCGACGAGGCGGCGCTGCGCGCCGCGCTCGATGCCGCGACCGGCAGGTTCGGGGTGCCCGACGCCGTCGTCTGCAACGCGGCCCTCGTCCGCGCCGACGCGATCGGCGAGCTGGCCCAGAGCGCCCTGCTGGACGCCTGGGCCGTCAACGTCGGCAGCGCGCTGACCGCGGCCGCGCACCTGGCGCCGGCGATGGCCCGGCGCGGCGGCGGCTCGTTCCTGCTCACCGGCGGCATGCCCGAGCCCAAGGCGCTGGGCAAGGCCGGGGTGCGCACGCTGGCAAGGCTGCTCGACCTGGAGTACGGGCCGGGCGGTGTGCACGTCGCGACGGTGACGGTCGACGGTGCGGTGGCGCCCGGCACGGACTTCGACCCGGACCTGATCGCGGAGCACTACTGGCGGCTGCACACCCAGCCGCGGTCGCGCGGGGAGCACGACGTGGCGTACACGGGCGCGGAGGCGACGGCTCCGCCAGCCTGA